AAAAAGAGCCGAAATCGCTTCGGAGTTTTCCTTATGGCGCTGTTCATGGGCTTCGAACAATGTCGTGTCGGCAAAACCCGTGGGATCGGCATAAACAATCGGGGAGGGTATCGTATAGAGGCCGATAATATGCGTGCGCTCGCTCGACGAAGCGATCAACCTGGCGGCGTTTATAACCCTCTTTGCCTCACGCTCGCTGCGAATGAAAGCGATGATCGTCCGAAATGCCATGTTAGCCTCCATAGGTTGTTCATCCTTGAACCTATTGGGCAACATTATACGCCTTCCACGCAATAGTTGCTTTGTATTTTGAACAACATGCGTGGTTCAAGGGCAGCTTATGGTGCTGATTGAGAAGCGATATTTGCAACCATCTCCTTGACGGCTGATTCAGCCGCGAGAAGTTTTTCTTCTTCGCGCGCCCTGATAACCAGTTCTGTCGAGAATTTGCCGTTTTCGTATTTGGGATAAGAACCGATGATCGTATCTGGATGAGTGGCCTGGATATTTCGCAGCGGAACGGCAATAGCACCTTCGCCAAATGGGCAGTTCACTGAGCGAGACAGCAGCTTCTGGCCCACCCTTAATGTTGGAATCACATTGTCGACCATAGCCTGAAAAACGGAGGGGACGCCTGCCATCACGTAGACATTGCCAATATGGAAACCGGGTGCTGTCGAAACAGGATTGGCGATGTGCGCCGAGCCGCGTGGCATCCGCGCCATGCGCTGGCGGCTTTCGGTGAATTCGATCCCGCGCGACGCATAATTATCGCCCATGAGTTTCATCGCTGCCGCGTCGTGTTCACAAGGCACATCAAACGCTTTTGCAACTGCATCAGCCGTTATATCGTCGTGCGTTGGTCCGATCCCGCCAGACGTAAACACGTACTCATAGCGTTCCCGCAGGGCATTCAGCGCTTCGACAAT
This is a stretch of genomic DNA from Phyllobacterium zundukense. It encodes these proteins:
- a CDS encoding competence/damage-inducible protein A translates to MTDEVVTAAMLAIGDELLSGRTKDKNIGHLADILTAIGIDLEEVRIVPDDEDRIVEALNALRERYEYVFTSGGIGPTHDDITADAVAKAFDVPCEHDAAAMKLMGDNYASRGIEFTESRQRMARMPRGSAHIANPVSTAPGFHIGNVYVMAGVPSVFQAMVDNVIPTLRVGQKLLSRSVNCPFGEGAIAVPLRNIQATHPDTIIGSYPKYENGKFSTELVIRAREEEKLLAAESAVKEMVANIASQSAP